The nucleotide sequence ATGCCTATTCCAAATGGAGCAGCTTCTGTAATTTCTTATCTTCTTATCTGTCAGGCTCTAGAAAAGCATTTTGACTATCAGTTTTTTAATGTAGAAGTGTTTATAGCAATAACTATTATAGCAGCTATTCTTATGGTATCAACTATAACATTCCTTACTCCTGACAAGGTATTCAGAATTCCTAAAAAATTTATGATGCCTTTTGTTATTCTTGTTTTAGTAACATTAAAATACAGTATGTTTATAGTTTCTTTCTACTACATAATATATAACTTATTCCAATATCATTTATATAGAAAAGAAATGAAACATTCAACAGATAAAGAATAATAATATTATTTATTATTAATAGCAGAGAGTGATTTCGTATCACTCTCTTTATTGTATTTAACGGAGGTTTTATGAAAATATTAATTGTCAGATTCAAACAGATAGGAGATTCTATCCTTGCTTCACCTATGTGTAATACATTGAAAAAGTCTTTTCCTGATGCAGAGGTAGATTATGTTGTGTATGAACATGTAGCTCCAATTTTTGAAAATCATAAATATATTGATAATGTAATTTCTATATCTAAAGCTGAGCAGAAGAATCCTTTTAAATATTTAGCAAAGGTGTGGAAAGTTACAAGAAAAAAATATGATATAGTTATAGATATTATGTCAACTCCTAAAAGTGAAGTCTTTACTTTGTTTTCTCCTGGAGCAGAATACAGAATAGGAAGAAAGAAAAAACATAGAGGCTATACATATACTCATAAAATAGAAGAGCCAAGAGATACAAAAGATAAGGTTGATAAATTCTTAAAAATGCTTAAACCTTTAGAAGAAAAATATGATATTAAGTATGATTCAAATTATATAATAACAATTACTCCAGAAGAAAAAGAATATATGAAAAATAAAATGGAAAAAGCAGGGGTTGATTTTTCAAAACCAGTAGTAGCTTGTGCTATAAATTCAAGAGTTCCTGCAAAAGTTTATCCAGTGGACAATATGACAAAAGTTATAAAAAAACTTCTTAATGATTTAGATATACAAATAATTTTTTATTATTCTCCAGATGAAAAGGCTTTTGCTAAAAATGTTCATGAAAATATGCTTGAAAACGGCAAAAGAATATTTTCAAATATAGAAACATCTTCAATAAGAGAACTTGGAATGCTTCTTTCAAATTGTGATATGTTTTTTGGAAATGAGGGAGGGCCAAGACATCTTGCTCAAAGCTTAGATGTTCCTAGTTTTGCAATATTTAGCCCTAGTTCAAGTAAAAAAGAGTGGCTTTCAAATGCAAATGACAGACATCAAGGAGTAGAGCCTTATGATTTAAAAGAAAATACAGAGGGTATG is from Fusobacterium perfoetens and encodes:
- a CDS encoding glycosyltransferase family 9 protein; the protein is MKILIVRFKQIGDSILASPMCNTLKKSFPDAEVDYVVYEHVAPIFENHKYIDNVISISKAEQKNPFKYLAKVWKVTRKKYDIVIDIMSTPKSEVFTLFSPGAEYRIGRKKKHRGYTYTHKIEEPRDTKDKVDKFLKMLKPLEEKYDIKYDSNYIITITPEEKEYMKNKMEKAGVDFSKPVVACAINSRVPAKVYPVDNMTKVIKKLLNDLDIQIIFYYSPDEKAFAKNVHENMLENGKRIFSNIETSSIRELGMLLSNCDMFFGNEGGPRHLAQSLDVPSFAIFSPSSSKKEWLSNANDRHQGVEPYDLKENTEGMTRDEVYRLITPEYVVSKVEEMFSKYVNK